In Populus nigra chromosome 10, ddPopNigr1.1, whole genome shotgun sequence, the following proteins share a genomic window:
- the LOC133705133 gene encoding uncharacterized protein LOC133705133 → MLGLIGRKLRQLCARIRLLIWRRPRPKVIIKRFGKISSKDRCKWRPGFRKSSIHLNGKHGNSSSDRPIRIATFNVAMFSLAPAVPKAEESIMISQEHDGYMAYKSPVEFDAQVNSVSYYPKSILKQSPLHDSLKNSEQFPAEKKVSRSKLKVSINLPDNEISLANSKLLGFVEDERGGSSNIVASRNYRSNVVMRSPVCLPANMTQFISEEGWKSSRSIMEVLKEVDSDILALQDVKADEEKGMSPLSDLAASLGMKYVFAESWAPGYGNAILSKWPIKRWKVQKIANDEDFRNVLKATIYVPWAGEVDFYCTQLDHLDENWRMKQIGAMIKSNDMTPHILAGGINSLDGSDYSSERWMDIVKYYEDIGKPTPRIEVTKFLKGKGYVDAKEYAGECEPVVIVAKGQNVQGTCKYGTRVDYMLASPYSPYKFVPGSYSVISSKGTSDHHIVKADIIKVGEGYQGTAIGEPQQAKQKVVRITNPWCSRGVWKLNT, encoded by the exons ATGTTGGGTCTGATAGGCAGGAAGTTGCGGCAGCTCTGTGCAAGGATACGGTTGCTGATATGGAGGCGTCCAAGGCCAAAAGTTATTATCAAAAGGTTTGGAAAAATAAGCTCCAAAGATCGATGTAAATGGCGTCCAGGCTTTCGTAAATCTTCAATTCATCTAAATGGAAAGCATGGTAATTCTAGTTCTGATAGACCAATTCGAATTGCCACATTCAATGTTGCCATGTTCTCTCTTGCACCTGCAGTTCCCAAGGCTGAGGAATCAATCATGATCAGTCAAGAACATGACGGCTATATGGCATACAAGAGTCCGGTGGAATTCGATGCTCAAGTAAACTCTGTAAGCTATTATCCCAAGAGCATACTCAAGCAATCTCCCTTGCATGATAGCCTGAAAAATTCAGAGCAATTCCCGGCAGAAAAGAAGGTTTCAAGATCAAAACTAAAGGTTTCAATTAATCTTCCTGATAATGAGATTTCATTAGCAAATAGTAAATTGCTTGGCTTTGTGGAGGATGAAAGGGGGGGGTCTTCTAACATTGTTGCTAGCAGAAACTATAGAAGCAATGTTGTGATGAGGTCTCCTGTGTGCTTGCCGGCTAATATGACTCAGTTCATAAGTGAAGAAGGCTGGAAAAGCAGCAGAAGCATTATGGAAGTCTTAAAAGAAGTGGATTCTGATATCTTGGCCCTGCAAGATGTCAAGGCAGATGAAGAGAAAGGCATGAGTCCTCTATCAGATTTGGCTGCTTCCTTGGGGATGAAATACGTGTTTGCAGAGAGCTGGGCACCGGGATATGGAAATGCGATCTTGTCAAAGTGGCCAATCAAAAGGTGGAAAGTTCAGAAGATTGCCAATGATGAAGATTTCAG GAATGTGCTGAAGGCCACAATTTATGTGCCATGGGCAGGAGAAGTAGACTTTTACTGCACCCAATTAGACCACTTGGATGAAAATTGGAGAATGAAACAGATAGGAgcaatgataaaatcaaatgacatgACTCCTCACATATTGGCAGGAGGTATCAATTCTCTTGATGGATCAGATTACTCATCAGAGAGATGGATGGACATTGTCAAG TACTACGAGGACATAGGAAAGCCAACACCAAGAATCGAAGTGACAAAGTTTCTGAAGGGAAAAGGATACGTAGATGCAAAAGAATATGCAGGGGAATGCGAGCCAGTAGTCATCGTTGCAAAAGGCCAAA ATGTACAAGGGACATGCAAGTATGGCACAAGAGTGGATTACATGCTGGCATCACCCTACTCACCATACAAGTTTGTTCCAGGATCATACTCGGTGATCTCATCCAAAGGAACTTCTGATCATCACATAGTTAAAGCTGATATCATAAAAGTAGGAGAGGGTTATCAAGGGACTGCAATTGGAGAACCCCAGCAAGCAAAGCAGAAAGTTGTAAGAATAACAAATCCCTGGTGTTCTAGAGGCGTATGGAAGTTGAACACTTGA
- the LOC133704610 gene encoding uncharacterized protein LOC133704610, translated as MVRESYVVVHNIAKRHNVGTLARSATAFGVKELILVGRRDFNSFGSHGSTSHLPFRHFHSLSDARNFLKEKDCDICGVEITDSALPVNEHPFKRSTAFLLGNEGTGLSTKECEICDFFVYIPQYGCGTASLNVTVAASIVLHHFGVWAGFSERSLDGHKFIVAERPVKQGKYCTETEESIIQERKSRRENASNGFFDETRNAESTSSPLDALFTEE; from the exons aTGGTAAGAGAAAGCTATGTAGTGGTACACAACATAGCAAAGAGACACAACGTGGGTACACTAGCAAGAAGTGCTACTGCATTTGGCGTCAAAGAGCTTATACTTGTTGGCCGCAGAGACTTCAATTCTTTTGGCAGCCATGGCTCCACTTCACACCTCCCTTTTCGCCACTTCCACTCTCTCTCTGATGCCCGCAACTTCCTCAAA GAGAAAGATTGTGATATTTGCGGCGTGGAGATTACGGATTCTGCTTTGCCTGTTAATGAACACCCTTTTAAGAGAAGTACTGCTTTCTTACTTGGTAACGAG GGAACTGGGCTTTCGACAAAGGAGTGTGAGATATgcgatttttttgtttatattccACAGTATGGGTGTGGTACGGCTTCATTAAATGTTACTGTTGCAGCTTCTATTGTTCTGCATCATTTTGGAG TTTGGGCAGGCTTTTCTGAAAGAAGCCTAGATGGGCATAAGTTTATTGTAGCTGAGAGACCTGTGAAGCAGGGGAAATATTGCACAGAAACAGAAGAATCTATAATCCAGGAAAGGAAATCTAGGAGGGAAAATGCATCTAATGGATTCTTTGATGAGACCAGAAATGCAGAGTCAACTTCTAGCCCTTTGGATGCCTTGTTTACTGAGGAATGA
- the LOC133705186 gene encoding uncharacterized protein LOC133705186 produces the protein MGTEVLRPQDCLTERTRVSPCRRRNYYYGNGNGNFANPNVYSSNNNRNNPRFNRKPTAVRSDRSDQRKKQSEPSVSKKSRSVDDFVKIYKNNSSSNNKVMEKVTILRRGESLDSKIKSSETASATVSSKKEQGNGGDLVVTSTDRLGPDPKMVSKQIRIVDLRSPVAGNCDMYAGSAFSVSPPPSSLPLPLFSKKKHLSVDDSATRDLRRLLRLDI, from the coding sequence atgggGACTGAGGTTTTGAGACCACAGGATTGTCTGACTGAAAGAACAAGAGTCTCTCCCTGTCGGAGGAGGAATTATTACTATGGAAACGGGAACGGAAACTTTGCTAACCCTAACGTTTATAGCTCTAACAACAACCGCAACAATCCTAGGTTCAACAGGAAACCAACAGCGGTTCGGTCTGATAGATCGGACCAGAGAAAGAAACAATCAGAGCCGTCGGTTTCAAAGAAATCACGCTCTGTTGATGATTTTGTTAAGATCTACAAGAataacagcagcagcaacaacaaagtGATGGAGAAAGTGACTATTTTGCGGCGAGGAGAGTCGCTAGATTCGAAGATCAAGAGTAGCGAGACTGCGTCTGCGACTGTTTCCTCGAAGAAGGAGCAAGGAAATGGTGGGGATTTGGTTGTTACTAGTACGGACAGATTGGGTCCGGACCCCAAAATGGTTTCAAAACAGATCAGGATCGTGGATCTTAGGTCTCCGGTGGCTGGGAATTGTGATATGTACGCCGGATCGGCCTTTTCAGTATCTCCGCCACCGAGTTCGCTTCCTTTACCGTTGTTCTCAAAGAAGAAGCATCTTTCGGTTGATGACTCAGCCACCAGAGACCTCAGGCGTTTGCTTCGGCTCGATATTTGA